The following coding sequences are from one Bos mutus isolate GX-2022 chromosome 22, NWIPB_WYAK_1.1, whole genome shotgun sequence window:
- the ITIH4 gene encoding inter-alpha-trypsin inhibitor heavy chain H4 isoform X2, whose amino-acid sequence MKTPAPGRIHSIVLVLLSLAVLQTSKAQKVQNDIDIYSLTVDSKVSSRFAHTVITSRVVNKADAVREATFQMELPKKAFITNFSMVIDGVTYPGNIKEKAAAQEQYSAAVARGESAGLVRATGRKTEQFQVSVSVAPAAKVTFELVYEELLARHLGAYELLLKVRPQQLVKHLQMDIHIFEPQGISFLETESTFMTNKLAEALTTSQNKTKAHVRFKPTLSQQQKYPEKQDTVLDGSFIVRYDVDRPLSGGSIQIENGYFVHYFAPDSLSTIPKNVIFVIDKSGSMMGRKIKQTREALIKILDDLSPHDQFDLISFSSEATTWKPLLVPASTENVNEAKSYATGIQAQGGTNINDAMLMAVQLLEKANQEELLPEGSITLIILLTDGDPTVGETNPSNIQKNVRKAINGQHSLFCLGFGFDVSYAFLEKMALENGGLARRIYEDSDSALQLQDFYQEVANPLMTSVAFEYPSNAVESVTQDTFRVFFKGSELVVAGKLREQSPDVLLAQIRGQLHRENITFMMMSHVAEQEEMFRSPKYIFHSFMERLWAYLTIQQLLEQMVSALDAEKQALEARALSLSLSYSFVTPLTSMVITKPEGQEQSQVAEKPVEDESRGSRVYLGGGLKLLNGTPLFGPPGPPAAASPFHRMTSILVLPELMLPLAPASAPSPTSGPGGASHDTDFRIKGTTPTALPFAPVQAPSVILPLPGQSVDRLCVDLRRPQELVNLLSDPDQGVEVTGHFETAKARFSWIEVTFENPQVQIHASPEHVVMTRNRRNSAYKWKETLYSVMPGLKVTMDKEGLLLLSRPDRVTIGLLFWDGPGKGLRLLLQNTDRFSSHVSGTLGQFYQDVLWGPLDTADDSKRTLKVQGRDYSATRELKLDYQESPPGKEISCWSVEL is encoded by the exons ATGAAGACCCCAGCCCCGGGCCGCATCCACAGCATCGTGCTGGTCCTGCTCTCGCTGGCTGTCCTCCAGACCAGCAAGGCCCAAAAG GTCCAGAATGACATTGACATCTACAGCCTCACTGTGGACTCTAAGGTCTCCTCCCGATTCGCCCACACAGTCATCACCAGCCGGGTGGTCAACAAGGCTGATGCCGTGCGGGAGGCCACCTTCCAGATGGAGCTGCCCAAGAAAGcgttcatcaccaacttctcCAT ggtCATCGATGGTGTGACCTACCCAGGTAACATCAAGGAGAAGGCTGCAGCGCAGGAGCAGTACAGTGCAGCTGTGGCCAGGGGCGAGAGTGCTGGCCTTGTCAG GGCCACCGGGAGAAAGACAGAGCAGTTCCAGGTGTCCGTTAGTGTGGCTCCTGCTGCCAAGGTCACCTTCGAGCTGGTGTATGAAGAGCTGCTGGCCCGTCATCTGGGAGCGTACGAGCTGCTGCTGAAAGTCCGGCCCCAGCAGCTGGTCAAACACCTGCAG ATGGACATTCACATCTTCGAGCCTCAGGGCATCAGCTTTCTGGAGACAGAGAGCACCTTCATGACCAATAAACTGGCAGAGGCCCTCACCACCTCACAGAACAAGACCAAG GCTCACGTCCGATTCAAGCCAACACTGTCACAGCAACAAAAGTATCCGGAGAAGCAGGACACGGTCCTAGATGGCAGCTTCATTGTCCGCTACGATGTGGACCGGCCCCTTTCCGGGGGTTCCATTCAG ATTGAGAATGGCTACTTTGTGCACTACTTTGCCCCTGATAGCCTGTCCACAATACCCAAGAATGTGATCTTTGTCATCGACAAGAGCGGCTCCATGATGGGcaggaaaataaagcag ACCCGGGAAGCCCTCATCAAGATCCTGGATGACCTCAGTCCCCATGACCAGTTCGACCTCATCAGCTTCAGTTCGGAAGCAACCACGTGGAAACCTTTGCTAGTGCCAGCCTCGACTGAGAACGTGAATGAGGCCAAGAGCTACGCCACTGGCATCCAGGCCCAGGGAG GGACCAATATAAATGATGCCATGCTGATGGCCGTGCAGCTGCTGGAGAAAGCCAACCAGGAGGAGCTGTTGCCTGAAGGGAGCATCACCCTCATCATCCTCCTCACTGATGGTGACCCCACTGTAG GGGAGACCAACCCTTCGAATATCCAGAAGAACGTGCGGAAAGCTATAAATGGCCAGCATAGTCTCTTCTGCCTGGGCTTTGGCTTCGATGTCAGCTACGCCTTCCTGGAGAAGATGGCACTAGAGAATGGCGGCCTGGCCCGGCGCATCTATGAGGACTCAGACTCCGCCCTGCAGCTGCAG GACTTCTACCAGGAGGTGGCCAACCCACTGATGACGTCAGTGGCCTTTGAGTACCCGAGCAATGCTGTGGAGTCGGTCACGCAGGACACCTTCCGGGTGTTCTTCAAGGGCTCCGAGTTGGTAGTGGCTGGGAAGCTCCGGGAGCAGAGCCCTGACGTGCTCTTAGCCCAAATCCGGGGGCAGCTG CACAGGGAGAACATCACCTTTATGATGATGTCCCATGTGGCCGAGCAGGAGGAGATGTTCCGGAGCCCCAAGTACATCTTCCACAGCTTCATGGAGAGACTCTGGGCATACCTGACCATCCAGCAACTGCTCGAGCAAAT GGTCTCTGCGTTAGATGCTGAGAAGCAGGCTCTTGAGGCCCGCGCACTGAGCTTGTCACTCAGCTACAGCTTTGTCACCCCCCTCACGTCCATGGTGATCACCAAACCTGAAGGTCAAGAACAGTCTCAGGTTGCTGAGAAGCCTGTGGAGGATG AAAGCAGAGGCAGCAGAGTCTACTTAG GTGGAGGTTTGAAATTGTTAAACGGCACTCCATTATTCGGACCACCTggacctcctgctgctgcttctccattCCACCGTATGACCTCGATATTGGTGCTACCAGAGCTGATGTTAC CACTCGCGCCTGCTTCTGCACCGTCACCTACCTCAGGTCCTGGTGGAGCATCTCACGACACGGATTTCAGAATCAAAG gaaCAACCCCGACAGCCCTACCCTTCG CTCCcgtccaggctccttctgtcatCCTGCCACTGCCTGGGCAGAGCGTGGACCGGCTCTGTGTGGACCTCCGGCGCCCTCAGGAGCTAGTGAACCTGCTTTCGGACCCTGACCAAG GGGTTGAGGTGACTGGCCACTTTGAGACAGCGAAGGCCCGCTTCTCGTGGATTGAGGTGACCTTCGAGAACCCCCAGGTGCAGATCCATGCGTCCCCTGAGCACGTGGTTATGACTCGAAACCGAAGAAACTCTGCATACAAGTGGAAGGAAACGCTGTACTCGGTGATGCCCGG CCTCAAGGTGACCATGGACAAGGAGGGGCTCCTGTTGCTCAGCAGACCAGACAGAGTGACCATCGGCCTGCTGTTCTGGGACGGCCCTGGAAAGGGGCTCCGGCTTCTCCTGCAGAACACTGACCGCTTCTCCAGCCATGTCAGTGGGACCCTTG GCCAGTTTTACCAGGACGTGCTCTGGGGGCCCCTGGACACGGCAGATGACAGCAAGCGAACACTGAAGGTCCAGGGACGTGACTACTCTGCCACCAG AGAGCTCAAGCTGGATTACCAAGAGAGCCCCCCAGGCAAAGAGATTTCCTGCTGGTCTGTGGAGCTGTAG
- the ITIH4 gene encoding inter-alpha-trypsin inhibitor heavy chain H4 isoform X1: MKTPAPGRIHSIVLVLLSLAVLQTSKAQKVQNDIDIYSLTVDSKVSSRFAHTVITSRVVNKADAVREATFQMELPKKAFITNFSMVIDGVTYPGNIKEKAAAQEQYSAAVARGESAGLVRATGRKTEQFQVSVSVAPAAKVTFELVYEELLARHLGAYELLLKVRPQQLVKHLQMDIHIFEPQGISFLETESTFMTNKLAEALTTSQNKTKAHVRFKPTLSQQQKYPEKQDTVLDGSFIVRYDVDRPLSGGSIQIENGYFVHYFAPDSLSTIPKNVIFVIDKSGSMMGRKIKQTREALIKILDDLSPHDQFDLISFSSEATTWKPLLVPASTENVNEAKSYATGIQAQGGTNINDAMLMAVQLLEKANQEELLPEGSITLIILLTDGDPTVGETNPSNIQKNVRKAINGQHSLFCLGFGFDVSYAFLEKMALENGGLARRIYEDSDSALQLQDFYQEVANPLMTSVAFEYPSNAVESVTQDTFRVFFKGSELVVAGKLREQSPDVLLAQIRGQLHRENITFMMMSHVAEQEEMFRSPKYIFHSFMERLWAYLTIQQLLEQMVSALDAEKQALEARALSLSLSYSFVTPLTSMVITKPEGQEQSQVAEKPVEDESRGSRVYLGPMRFGHSVGDRTSRKPGGGLKLLNGTPLFGPPGPPAAASPFHRMTSILVLPELMLPLAPASAPSPTSGPGGASHDTDFRIKGTTPTALPFAPVQAPSVILPLPGQSVDRLCVDLRRPQELVNLLSDPDQGVEVTGHFETAKARFSWIEVTFENPQVQIHASPEHVVMTRNRRNSAYKWKETLYSVMPGLKVTMDKEGLLLLSRPDRVTIGLLFWDGPGKGLRLLLQNTDRFSSHVSGTLGQFYQDVLWGPLDTADDSKRTLKVQGRDYSATRELKLDYQESPPGKEISCWSVEL; this comes from the exons ATGAAGACCCCAGCCCCGGGCCGCATCCACAGCATCGTGCTGGTCCTGCTCTCGCTGGCTGTCCTCCAGACCAGCAAGGCCCAAAAG GTCCAGAATGACATTGACATCTACAGCCTCACTGTGGACTCTAAGGTCTCCTCCCGATTCGCCCACACAGTCATCACCAGCCGGGTGGTCAACAAGGCTGATGCCGTGCGGGAGGCCACCTTCCAGATGGAGCTGCCCAAGAAAGcgttcatcaccaacttctcCAT ggtCATCGATGGTGTGACCTACCCAGGTAACATCAAGGAGAAGGCTGCAGCGCAGGAGCAGTACAGTGCAGCTGTGGCCAGGGGCGAGAGTGCTGGCCTTGTCAG GGCCACCGGGAGAAAGACAGAGCAGTTCCAGGTGTCCGTTAGTGTGGCTCCTGCTGCCAAGGTCACCTTCGAGCTGGTGTATGAAGAGCTGCTGGCCCGTCATCTGGGAGCGTACGAGCTGCTGCTGAAAGTCCGGCCCCAGCAGCTGGTCAAACACCTGCAG ATGGACATTCACATCTTCGAGCCTCAGGGCATCAGCTTTCTGGAGACAGAGAGCACCTTCATGACCAATAAACTGGCAGAGGCCCTCACCACCTCACAGAACAAGACCAAG GCTCACGTCCGATTCAAGCCAACACTGTCACAGCAACAAAAGTATCCGGAGAAGCAGGACACGGTCCTAGATGGCAGCTTCATTGTCCGCTACGATGTGGACCGGCCCCTTTCCGGGGGTTCCATTCAG ATTGAGAATGGCTACTTTGTGCACTACTTTGCCCCTGATAGCCTGTCCACAATACCCAAGAATGTGATCTTTGTCATCGACAAGAGCGGCTCCATGATGGGcaggaaaataaagcag ACCCGGGAAGCCCTCATCAAGATCCTGGATGACCTCAGTCCCCATGACCAGTTCGACCTCATCAGCTTCAGTTCGGAAGCAACCACGTGGAAACCTTTGCTAGTGCCAGCCTCGACTGAGAACGTGAATGAGGCCAAGAGCTACGCCACTGGCATCCAGGCCCAGGGAG GGACCAATATAAATGATGCCATGCTGATGGCCGTGCAGCTGCTGGAGAAAGCCAACCAGGAGGAGCTGTTGCCTGAAGGGAGCATCACCCTCATCATCCTCCTCACTGATGGTGACCCCACTGTAG GGGAGACCAACCCTTCGAATATCCAGAAGAACGTGCGGAAAGCTATAAATGGCCAGCATAGTCTCTTCTGCCTGGGCTTTGGCTTCGATGTCAGCTACGCCTTCCTGGAGAAGATGGCACTAGAGAATGGCGGCCTGGCCCGGCGCATCTATGAGGACTCAGACTCCGCCCTGCAGCTGCAG GACTTCTACCAGGAGGTGGCCAACCCACTGATGACGTCAGTGGCCTTTGAGTACCCGAGCAATGCTGTGGAGTCGGTCACGCAGGACACCTTCCGGGTGTTCTTCAAGGGCTCCGAGTTGGTAGTGGCTGGGAAGCTCCGGGAGCAGAGCCCTGACGTGCTCTTAGCCCAAATCCGGGGGCAGCTG CACAGGGAGAACATCACCTTTATGATGATGTCCCATGTGGCCGAGCAGGAGGAGATGTTCCGGAGCCCCAAGTACATCTTCCACAGCTTCATGGAGAGACTCTGGGCATACCTGACCATCCAGCAACTGCTCGAGCAAAT GGTCTCTGCGTTAGATGCTGAGAAGCAGGCTCTTGAGGCCCGCGCACTGAGCTTGTCACTCAGCTACAGCTTTGTCACCCCCCTCACGTCCATGGTGATCACCAAACCTGAAGGTCAAGAACAGTCTCAGGTTGCTGAGAAGCCTGTGGAGGATG AAAGCAGAGGCAGCAGAGTCTACTTAG GGCCCATGAGGTTTGGTCATTCTGTGGGGGACAGAACATCCAGGAAACCAG GTGGAGGTTTGAAATTGTTAAACGGCACTCCATTATTCGGACCACCTggacctcctgctgctgcttctccattCCACCGTATGACCTCGATATTGGTGCTACCAGAGCTGATGTTAC CACTCGCGCCTGCTTCTGCACCGTCACCTACCTCAGGTCCTGGTGGAGCATCTCACGACACGGATTTCAGAATCAAAG gaaCAACCCCGACAGCCCTACCCTTCG CTCCcgtccaggctccttctgtcatCCTGCCACTGCCTGGGCAGAGCGTGGACCGGCTCTGTGTGGACCTCCGGCGCCCTCAGGAGCTAGTGAACCTGCTTTCGGACCCTGACCAAG GGGTTGAGGTGACTGGCCACTTTGAGACAGCGAAGGCCCGCTTCTCGTGGATTGAGGTGACCTTCGAGAACCCCCAGGTGCAGATCCATGCGTCCCCTGAGCACGTGGTTATGACTCGAAACCGAAGAAACTCTGCATACAAGTGGAAGGAAACGCTGTACTCGGTGATGCCCGG CCTCAAGGTGACCATGGACAAGGAGGGGCTCCTGTTGCTCAGCAGACCAGACAGAGTGACCATCGGCCTGCTGTTCTGGGACGGCCCTGGAAAGGGGCTCCGGCTTCTCCTGCAGAACACTGACCGCTTCTCCAGCCATGTCAGTGGGACCCTTG GCCAGTTTTACCAGGACGTGCTCTGGGGGCCCCTGGACACGGCAGATGACAGCAAGCGAACACTGAAGGTCCAGGGACGTGACTACTCTGCCACCAG AGAGCTCAAGCTGGATTACCAAGAGAGCCCCCCAGGCAAAGAGATTTCCTGCTGGTCTGTGGAGCTGTAG